From the genome of Vicia villosa cultivar HV-30 ecotype Madison, WI linkage group LG2, Vvil1.0, whole genome shotgun sequence, one region includes:
- the LOC131650510 gene encoding uncharacterized protein LOC131650510 — protein sequence MIIGSLNIRGGVNALKRRRISSLIVKGKADIFLVQETKISSMNDVLAHSFWNCSDLGFSYSNSVGRSGGLLTLWNKDNVEVLNSFKGDGFLGIKVRWKNKIYYVTNIYSSCDLGKKKIMWNNLLTMMERFKDGEWVMGGDFNAIKNASERKGRAVMHNNREVALFADFINKTSLVDIQCKGKKFSWFSGDGKSKSRIDQFLLSNCVVNEWEIIGQFIGDRDLSDHCPIWLMSDKSNWGPKPFRFNNEWFSNDEFIPFVEKEWSSLKVGGRGDFVLKEKLKLFKEKLKWWNKEVFGKFDLDMEGGVRDINIADEKLDPDDIAHFNENLDKRREACCRFWKNLDIRENMLLQKSKLKWIQEGDSNSGFFS from the coding sequence ATGATTATTGGATCATTGAACATTAGAGGGGGAGTGAATGCACTCAAAAGGAGAAGAATTTCTTCTTTGATCGTTAAAGGTAAAGCGGATATTTTCTTGGTTCAAGAAACTAAGATTTCTAGTATGAATGATGTTCTCGCCCATAGTTTTTGGAATTGTTCGGATTTGGGGTTCTCTTATTCAAATTCGGTGGGAAGATCGGGGGGTTTGCTCACTTTATGGAATAAGGACAATGTTGAAGTTTTGAATAGTTTCAAAGGAGACGGTTTTTTGGGGATTAAAGTGCGGTGgaagaataaaatttattatgtgACGAATATTTACTCGTCGTGTGATCTCGGTAAAAAGAAAATCATGTGGAACAACTTACTTACGATGATGGAAAGATTCAAAGATGGAGAATGGGTTATGGGTGGAGATTTTAATGCCATTAAAAATGCAAGTGAGAGGAAAGGGAGGGCGGTTATGCACAATAATAGGGAGGTGGCTTTATTTGCGGATTTTATCAACAAAACTTCTTTGGTGGATATACAATGCAAAGGGAAGAAATTTTCTTGGTTTAGCGGAGATGGTAAGTCTAAAAGTAGGATTGACCAGTTTCTTTTATCTAATTGTGTGGTTAACGAGTGGGAGATTATTGGTCAATTCATTGGAGACCGGGacttgtcggatcattgtccAATTTGGTTGATGTCAGATAAATctaattggggtcctaaacctttTAGATTTAATAACGAGTGGTTTTCTAATGATGAATTTATTCCTTTTGTGGAGAAAGAGTGGAGTAGCTTGAAGGTTGGAGGAAGAGGAGATTTTGTGCTAAAAGAAAAGCTTAAACTTTTTAAAGAGAAGCTCAAATGGTGGAATAAGGAGGTCTTTGGGAAGTTTGATTTGGATATGGAGGGAGGAGTTCGGGATATCAATATCGCCGATGAGAAGTTGGATCCGGATGATATTGCTCATTTCAATGAGAACCTTGATAAGAGGAGGGAAGCTTGTTGTAGATTTTGGAAGAATTTGGATATTAGAGAAAAtatgcttcttcaaaaatctAAATTGAAATGGATTCAAGAGGGAGATTCTAATAGCGGTTTTTTTTCATAa